From one Actinomyces sp. Marseille-P3109 genomic stretch:
- the glnA gene encoding type I glutamate--ammonia ligase: MFKDASEALTFIEKENVALVDVRFCDLPGVMQHFTIPVAAFKDEALTEGLMFDGSSIRGFTAIHESDMKLVPDVTTAFLDPFREEKTLVVNFSIVDPFTDEVYSRDPRSIAAKAEDYLRSTGIADTCYIGAEAEFYLFDSVRYESSPAESFYAIDSAEAAWNTGREEEGGNKGYKTAFKGGYFPVSPNDQMADIRDRMVRTCLAAGLEIERAHHEVGTAGQQEINYRFSSLLAAGDDMMKFKYIIKNEAWRNGKTATFMPKPIFGDNGSGMHTHHSLWKEGKPLFFDERGYGQLSDLARWYIGGILAHAPALLAFTNPSVNSFHRLVPGFEAPVNLVYSARNRSACIRIPVTGSSPKAKRVEYRVPDPSSNPYLCFTAVLMAGIDGIRNRIEPREPIDKDLYELAPEEYFDIDKLPDSLDQALEALEEDHDFLTEGDVFTPDLIETWIEYKRSNEIEPLRLRPHPYEFQLYYDL, from the coding sequence ATGTTCAAGGACGCATCCGAGGCACTGACGTTCATCGAGAAGGAGAATGTCGCGCTGGTCGATGTGCGGTTCTGCGACCTACCGGGCGTCATGCAGCACTTCACCATTCCCGTGGCCGCGTTCAAGGACGAGGCCCTCACCGAGGGGCTCATGTTCGACGGCTCCTCGATCCGCGGCTTCACCGCGATCCACGAGTCGGACATGAAATTGGTTCCGGATGTGACCACCGCCTTCCTGGACCCCTTCCGCGAGGAGAAGACTCTGGTCGTCAACTTCTCGATCGTGGACCCCTTCACCGATGAGGTCTACTCGCGCGATCCGCGCTCCATCGCGGCCAAGGCGGAGGACTACCTGCGCTCCACCGGAATCGCCGACACCTGCTACATCGGCGCGGAGGCCGAGTTCTACCTCTTCGACTCGGTGCGTTACGAGTCCTCGCCGGCCGAGTCCTTCTACGCCATCGACTCCGCCGAGGCGGCCTGGAACACCGGGCGCGAGGAGGAGGGCGGCAACAAGGGCTACAAGACCGCCTTCAAGGGCGGTTACTTCCCCGTCTCCCCCAACGACCAGATGGCCGATATCCGTGACCGCATGGTGCGCACCTGCCTGGCCGCCGGCCTGGAGATCGAAAGGGCCCATCACGAGGTCGGCACCGCCGGGCAGCAGGAGATCAACTACCGCTTCAGCTCCCTGCTGGCCGCCGGCGACGACATGATGAAGTTCAAGTACATCATCAAGAACGAGGCCTGGCGCAACGGCAAGACGGCGACCTTCATGCCCAAGCCAATCTTCGGCGACAACGGCTCGGGCATGCACACGCACCACTCGTTGTGGAAGGAAGGCAAGCCGCTGTTCTTCGACGAGCGCGGCTACGGCCAGCTCTCCGACCTGGCCCGCTGGTACATCGGTGGGATCCTCGCCCATGCCCCGGCACTGCTGGCCTTCACCAACCCGTCGGTGAACTCCTTCCACCGTCTGGTCCCCGGCTTCGAGGCACCGGTCAACCTGGTCTACTCGGCCCGCAACCGCTCGGCCTGCATCCGTATCCCCGTCACGGGCTCCTCCCCCAAGGCCAAGCGCGTGGAGTACCGGGTGCCGGACCCCTCGTCCAACCCCTACCTGTGCTTCACCGCCGTCCTCATGGCGGGCATCGACGGCATCCGCAATCGGATCGAGCCTCGTGAGCCCATCGACAAGGACCTCTACGAGCTCGCACCCGAGGAGTACTTCGACATCGACAAGCTCCCCGACAGCCTGGACCAGGCGCTGGAGGCGCTGGAGGAGGACCACGACTTCCTCACCGAGGGAGACGTCTTCACCCCCGATCTCATCGAGACCTGGATCGAGTACAAGCGCTCCAACGAGATCGAGCCGCTGCGGCTGCGCCCCCACCCCTACGAGTTCCAGCTCTACTACGACCTGTGA
- a CDS encoding ABC transporter substrate-binding protein, translated as MRIRQHATLGLAATACLVLSGCTNAADWNANRSSQIHSYDTSSIQAQPDIIAKLPQGALEDGVLDVAASTDYAPAEFLDPSGKAVGYDVDLTNAIAAVLGVKGKVHTAEFDSIIASIGSKYDAGISSFTVTPERTAEVDMTAYVNVGSRFNVQAGNPKGVDTSDHLNLCGRTIGVQVGTDQETAMRKAADDCADAGKDVLSVRSYSKQSEATTGLVGGTIDATYSDSTVAGYAVELTDGQIVTLGEVEDAAPQGVVTSKAEPQFTAAIQAAVQYLMDQGIWQKILDNWGVKDAALTTAELNPAVKE; from the coding sequence ATGAGGATCCGCCAACACGCCACCCTCGGCCTGGCAGCCACAGCCTGCCTGGTGCTGAGCGGATGCACCAACGCCGCTGACTGGAACGCGAACCGGAGCTCGCAGATACACTCCTACGACACCTCCTCGATCCAGGCTCAGCCCGACATCATCGCCAAGCTCCCCCAGGGGGCGCTCGAGGACGGAGTCCTGGACGTGGCGGCATCCACGGACTATGCACCGGCCGAGTTCCTCGACCCCTCGGGCAAGGCCGTGGGCTACGACGTCGACCTCACCAACGCGATCGCCGCCGTCCTGGGCGTCAAGGGAAAGGTCCACACCGCCGAGTTCGACTCGATCATCGCCTCGATCGGATCGAAGTACGACGCCGGCATCTCCTCCTTCACCGTGACGCCAGAGCGGACCGCCGAGGTGGACATGACCGCCTACGTCAACGTGGGCTCGCGCTTCAACGTCCAGGCCGGCAACCCCAAGGGAGTCGATACCTCGGACCACCTCAACCTGTGCGGACGCACCATCGGGGTCCAGGTCGGAACCGACCAGGAGACCGCCATGCGCAAGGCCGCCGACGACTGCGCCGACGCCGGCAAGGACGTCCTGTCGGTGCGCTCCTACTCCAAGCAGTCCGAGGCCACCACGGGGCTGGTCGGCGGCACCATCGACGCCACCTACTCCGACTCCACGGTGGCCGGGTACGCCGTCGAGCTGACCGACGGCCAGATCGTCACCCTGGGCGAGGTGGAGGACGCCGCACCCCAGGGCGTGGTGACCTCCAAGGCGGAGCCGCAGTTCACCGCCGCGATCCAGGCCGCCGTCCAGTACCTCATGGACCAGGGCATCTGGCAGAAGATCCTGGACAACTGGGGCGTGAAGGACGCTGCCCTGACCACCGCAGAACTCAATCCCGCAGTGAAGGAGTGA
- a CDS encoding amino acid ABC transporter permease — protein MTASPASDDDKVVLNNPKPVPRPGTWISAAIVTVLGAMLVHGLVTNEKFHWSTVWFFLREVHVVKAVGWTLLLTFMAMAIGIVLAVTTAILRQSSNPVLRWMALAYLWFFRGTPIYTQLVFWGALSALYQKLSLGIPFGPELLTFKTTTVFTPFVAAVMGLGINEGAYLSEIVRSGLNSVDKGQSEAAGALGMSKGQILRRIVLPQAMRVIVPPTGNETISMLKTTSLVLAVPFTLDLTFVTNSYASLTYQIIPLLIVAAIWYIIITSILMVGQHYIERYYGKGFDSDKASVSAGRGLSARQQAILNAHTTKDDPFLEVTP, from the coding sequence GTGACTGCCTCACCCGCCTCTGACGACGACAAGGTCGTCCTCAACAACCCCAAGCCGGTCCCCCGCCCGGGAACCTGGATCAGTGCCGCGATCGTCACGGTTCTGGGGGCCATGCTCGTTCATGGTCTGGTCACCAATGAGAAGTTCCACTGGTCCACGGTCTGGTTCTTCCTGCGCGAGGTCCATGTGGTCAAGGCCGTCGGCTGGACGCTGCTGCTGACTTTCATGGCCATGGCCATCGGCATCGTCCTGGCGGTCACCACGGCGATCCTGCGGCAGTCCTCCAACCCGGTCCTGCGCTGGATGGCGCTGGCCTACCTGTGGTTCTTCCGCGGTACCCCGATCTACACCCAGCTGGTGTTCTGGGGGGCGCTGTCCGCGCTCTACCAGAAGCTGAGTCTGGGTATCCCCTTCGGCCCCGAACTTCTGACCTTCAAGACGACGACGGTCTTCACGCCCTTCGTCGCGGCGGTCATGGGACTGGGCATCAACGAGGGGGCCTACCTCTCGGAGATCGTACGCTCGGGTCTGAACTCCGTGGACAAGGGGCAGAGTGAGGCCGCCGGGGCGCTGGGCATGAGCAAGGGCCAGATCCTCAGGCGGATCGTTCTGCCGCAGGCGATGCGGGTCATCGTGCCGCCCACCGGAAACGAGACGATCTCCATGCTCAAGACGACGTCCCTGGTGCTGGCCGTCCCCTTCACCTTGGACCTGACCTTCGTCACCAACTCCTACGCGTCGCTGACCTATCAGATCATCCCGCTGCTCATCGTCGCAGCCATCTGGTACATCATCATCACCTCGATCCTCATGGTGGGTCAGCACTACATCGAGCGCTACTACGGCAAGGGCTTCGACTCCGACAAGGCCTCAGTCTCCGCGGGCCGGGGCCTGTCAGCCCGCCAGCAGGCCATCCTCAATGCGCACACGACCAAGGACGATCCCTTCCTGGAGGTCACCCCATGA
- a CDS encoding amino acid ABC transporter ATP-binding protein encodes MSTSTHAAGATPKVEISDLHKFFGELHVLRGIDLVVPPGSVTVLIGPSGSGKSTLLRCINELESIDAGRVKVDGELIGMREVERGGRTELHALSDKARAAQRAKIGMVFQRFNLFPHMTALENVMEAPVQVRKISKTKARERGIELLERVGLGDRLDHYPSQLSGGQQQRVAIARALAMDPELMLFDEPTSALDPELVGEVLQVMKDLAASGMTMVVVTHEMGFAREVGDQLIFMDGGVICESGDPVEVLDNPQAERTQAFLSSVL; translated from the coding sequence ATGAGCACATCCACTCACGCCGCAGGTGCGACGCCGAAGGTTGAGATCAGCGACCTGCATAAGTTCTTCGGTGAGCTGCACGTGCTGCGCGGTATCGACCTCGTTGTGCCGCCCGGCTCGGTCACGGTCCTCATCGGCCCGTCAGGCTCGGGAAAGTCGACGCTGCTGCGCTGCATCAACGAGCTGGAGTCCATCGACGCCGGCCGGGTCAAGGTCGACGGCGAGCTCATCGGCATGCGTGAGGTCGAGCGCGGTGGTCGCACCGAGCTGCACGCCCTGTCCGACAAGGCCCGCGCAGCTCAGCGCGCCAAGATCGGCATGGTCTTCCAGCGCTTCAACCTCTTCCCCCACATGACGGCTCTGGAGAACGTCATGGAGGCACCGGTTCAGGTCAGGAAGATCTCCAAGACCAAGGCCCGCGAGCGCGGCATCGAGCTGCTGGAGCGGGTGGGGCTCGGTGACCGGCTCGACCACTACCCCTCCCAGCTCTCCGGCGGCCAGCAGCAGCGGGTGGCGATCGCCCGGGCTCTGGCGATGGACCCCGAGCTCATGCTCTTCGACGAGCCGACCTCCGCACTGGACCCCGAGCTGGTCGGCGAGGTCCTTCAGGTGATGAAGGACCTCGCCGCCTCCGGGATGACGATGGTGGTGGTCACCCACGAGATGGGCTTCGCCCGAGAGGTCGGTGACCAGCTGATCTTCATGGACGGCGGCGTCATCTGCGAGTCCGGTGACCCTGTGGAGGTCTTGGACAACCCGCAGGCCGAACGAACCCAGGCCTTCCTCTCCTCAGTCCTGTAG
- a CDS encoding histidine phosphatase family protein gives MRLILVRHGRTVANVMQALDTAFPGKPLDDVGLQEADGLPARLEQAGLLQGLGTLWVSPILRARQTIAPVEAATGLSATIDSGLREVLAADLEMNTDARSVACYVDTTRAWMTGRPACRIPGSPEDGIDTLQRFDDAIGRIADHTAKAGGSAALLVSHGTALRLWTSLRAAPRAGVEPLWIADRPMHNTGITVVDGDPGAGWSLTSWDDGAWDQTAGADTGSR, from the coding sequence GTGAGGCTCATTCTTGTACGACACGGTCGTACCGTCGCCAATGTCATGCAGGCACTCGACACCGCCTTCCCCGGAAAACCCCTGGACGACGTGGGCCTGCAGGAGGCCGACGGGCTGCCGGCCCGCCTGGAGCAGGCCGGTCTGCTCCAGGGACTGGGGACCCTGTGGGTCTCCCCGATCCTGCGCGCCCGCCAGACCATCGCCCCCGTGGAGGCGGCCACCGGTCTGAGCGCCACTATCGACTCGGGCCTGCGTGAGGTCCTGGCCGCGGACCTGGAGATGAACACCGATGCACGCTCGGTGGCCTGCTACGTGGACACCACTCGCGCCTGGATGACCGGGCGCCCCGCCTGCCGCATCCCCGGGTCCCCTGAGGACGGCATCGACACGCTCCAGCGCTTCGACGACGCCATCGGTCGGATCGCGGACCACACCGCCAAGGCGGGTGGCTCAGCGGCCCTGCTCGTCTCCCACGGCACCGCGCTGCGTCTGTGGACCTCGCTGAGGGCGGCGCCCAGAGCCGGTGTGGAGCCGCTGTGGATCGCTGACCGCCCCATGCACAACACCGGGATCACCGTCGTCGACGGCGATCCCGGTGCCGGGTGGAGCCTGACCTCCTGGGACGACGGCGCCTGGGACCAGACTGCCGGGGCCGACACCGGGTCTCGGTGA
- a CDS encoding bifunctional [glutamine synthetase] adenylyltransferase/[glutamine synthetase]-adenylyl-L-tyrosine phosphorylase has product MRDQTGQRPPVGAPLRHSSSPRTRLLRAGFQNVSRAGALLGDPALAPLLPAGGEADDAECADNVPAHPSTDHARRPGDRLGDVEIGPGREDLIEALALTADPDLALLNLVRLAEAAASVEALRRASTHDVEPGCARAPADLLRSLMIAPAGEPREHRRRLLAVLGASQALGDFLVAHPERITALAPARAWDAPGEPGARESLRLVVQEALGDKTPPVVGDDTSDGPDDPTHSAGQDTAPDRATAALRRAYRDRLMAIVADDLTSPDPIEHVPTVGRRMADLADAALDAALLVARAAVGPQSDDVALAVIAMGKTGACELNYISDVDVVYVVGPAREPSEADEPSEEYLVDVGTRLATELAHVISATAPEPPLWPLDTALRPEGKDGALVRTLDSYLAYYRRWAASWEFQALLKARACAGDSELGARYEQGVSPLVWEASRRENFVEDARAMRRRVEKESVSHGGEDRRIKLGPGGLRDVEFTVQLLQLVHGRSDQSLRLRATLEALDALSAGGYVSRTDAAALSSCYKALRLLEHRSQLFRLRRTHNLPSKEENLRRIERGISDCLGQGDSLWEDFKNLRRRVRALHQEIYYRPLLSFAATLSADEMALSPQAARERLAAVGYADPDGALRHIQALTEGVSRRAAIQRQLLPVIIGWIGEGADPDFGLLSFRRLSEAIGGSHWYLAMLRDSPVAARRLCQVLSGAHWATERLAEFPESIAWLDDDTELEPRRPGALAEEVAAVLRRRSLSGPDDSALAEQALEAVQAILRVRAREEVRASLADCLDAIDPERTASILTDATDAVLGGALTVATGLVIAQRDGVEAVASGPDTAGSWDASLAHHAVIAMGRLGGQEIGYASDADVLFVHEARDGVGEAAAAQEAEAVAKQVVGLLASARPHPLEVDSDLRPEGRQGVMSRSLAAYGEYYGRWAALWERQALLRARACAGDRDLGRRFEELINPLRWAEAGLSSQDLREIRRIKARVETERLPRGVDPARHLKLGPGGLSDVEWSAQVLQLAHAGQIAELRTTSTIAALQAAVRAGLLSADDGGVLAAAWILASRLRSAIVLGTGRTSGPRSQVLPVQIREIRLVGRLIGLGSGRERELEDMYRRNARHTRAVVERIVFADGGAQDSSPSAPTPSTSASGTRNRASIPVRSADSAKDPRRQAPRGGGAARNTRSRRTGRTRPVRRRPEGPYPWS; this is encoded by the coding sequence GTGAGAGACCAGACCGGGCAGCGCCCGCCGGTGGGGGCTCCCTTACGGCACAGTTCCTCACCCAGGACCAGGCTCCTGCGGGCCGGCTTCCAGAACGTCTCCCGCGCCGGAGCACTCCTGGGCGACCCGGCGCTGGCGCCCCTCCTGCCTGCTGGCGGCGAGGCTGACGACGCCGAATGCGCCGACAACGTCCCCGCCCACCCATCGACAGATCACGCCCGACGGCCAGGAGACCGACTGGGGGACGTGGAGATCGGGCCCGGCCGTGAGGACCTCATCGAGGCCCTGGCTCTCACCGCCGACCCCGATCTGGCCCTTCTCAACCTCGTCCGTCTCGCCGAGGCCGCAGCATCCGTCGAGGCACTGCGCCGTGCCTCAACGCATGACGTCGAGCCCGGGTGCGCCCGGGCGCCGGCGGACCTGCTGCGCAGCCTCATGATCGCCCCCGCCGGCGAGCCGCGCGAGCACCGGCGCCGTCTTCTTGCCGTCCTGGGAGCCTCCCAGGCCCTGGGGGACTTCCTCGTCGCCCATCCCGAGCGCATCACGGCGCTCGCGCCGGCCAGGGCCTGGGACGCCCCCGGTGAGCCCGGTGCCCGCGAGTCGCTACGGCTCGTCGTGCAGGAGGCCCTGGGGGACAAGACGCCGCCGGTCGTCGGAGACGACACCTCAGACGGCCCGGACGATCCAACGCATTCGGCTGGTCAGGACACCGCGCCGGACCGTGCGACCGCGGCTCTGCGACGCGCCTACCGGGACCGCCTCATGGCGATCGTCGCCGACGACCTGACCAGCCCGGACCCGATCGAGCACGTCCCCACCGTCGGCCGCCGTATGGCCGATCTCGCCGACGCCGCCCTGGACGCCGCCCTGCTGGTGGCTCGTGCCGCTGTCGGGCCGCAATCAGACGACGTGGCCCTTGCCGTGATCGCCATGGGCAAGACCGGAGCGTGCGAGCTCAACTACATCTCTGACGTTGACGTTGTCTACGTCGTCGGCCCCGCTCGGGAGCCCTCGGAAGCCGATGAGCCGAGCGAGGAGTACCTTGTGGACGTCGGCACCCGCCTGGCCACCGAGCTCGCCCATGTGATCTCCGCTACGGCGCCCGAACCGCCATTGTGGCCACTGGACACGGCGCTACGGCCCGAGGGCAAGGACGGCGCGCTCGTGCGCACCCTCGACTCCTACCTGGCCTACTACCGACGATGGGCCGCCTCCTGGGAGTTCCAGGCCCTGCTCAAGGCCAGAGCCTGCGCCGGGGACTCCGAGCTCGGCGCCCGCTACGAGCAGGGGGTGTCCCCCCTTGTGTGGGAGGCCAGTCGGCGGGAGAACTTCGTTGAGGACGCCCGTGCCATGCGTCGCCGGGTGGAGAAGGAGTCCGTGTCGCACGGAGGCGAGGACCGGCGCATCAAGCTGGGACCCGGCGGGCTGCGAGACGTGGAGTTCACCGTCCAGCTCCTCCAGCTCGTCCACGGCCGTTCCGATCAGAGCCTGCGCCTGCGCGCAACCCTGGAGGCACTCGACGCGCTCAGTGCCGGCGGCTACGTCAGCCGCACCGATGCCGCAGCCCTGAGCAGCTGCTACAAGGCCCTGCGGCTCCTGGAGCACCGCAGCCAGCTCTTCCGCCTGCGCCGCACCCACAACCTGCCGAGCAAGGAGGAGAACCTGCGCCGCATCGAGCGCGGCATCAGCGACTGTCTGGGCCAGGGCGACAGCCTGTGGGAGGACTTCAAGAACCTGCGCCGACGTGTACGCGCCCTGCACCAGGAGATCTACTACCGCCCCCTGCTGAGCTTCGCAGCCACCCTCAGCGCCGATGAGATGGCCCTGAGCCCTCAGGCAGCGCGCGAGCGGCTCGCCGCCGTCGGGTACGCCGACCCGGACGGGGCGCTGCGGCACATTCAGGCCCTCACCGAGGGGGTCAGCCGTCGGGCGGCCATTCAGCGTCAGCTCCTGCCCGTCATCATCGGCTGGATCGGTGAAGGAGCAGACCCCGACTTCGGCCTGCTGTCCTTCCGCCGCCTGTCGGAGGCCATCGGGGGGTCGCACTGGTACCTGGCCATGCTGCGGGACTCGCCGGTGGCCGCGCGCAGACTGTGCCAGGTGCTCTCCGGTGCTCACTGGGCCACCGAGCGCCTCGCGGAGTTCCCCGAGTCCATCGCCTGGCTCGACGACGACACTGAGCTCGAGCCCCGCCGCCCCGGAGCCCTGGCGGAGGAGGTCGCCGCCGTCCTGCGTCGCCGTAGCCTGAGCGGACCCGATGACTCCGCCCTCGCCGAGCAGGCGCTCGAGGCGGTCCAGGCGATCCTGAGGGTGCGCGCCCGTGAGGAGGTGCGCGCCTCGCTGGCCGACTGTCTCGATGCCATCGACCCGGAGCGCACCGCCTCCATCCTCACCGACGCCACCGACGCGGTCCTGGGCGGGGCGCTGACGGTCGCCACCGGACTGGTCATCGCCCAGCGCGACGGCGTCGAGGCTGTGGCGTCGGGCCCCGACACCGCCGGCAGCTGGGACGCCTCTCTGGCGCACCACGCCGTGATCGCCATGGGACGCCTGGGCGGCCAGGAGATCGGGTACGCCTCTGACGCCGACGTGCTCTTCGTCCACGAGGCCCGCGACGGAGTGGGGGAGGCTGCCGCCGCACAGGAGGCCGAGGCCGTCGCCAAACAGGTCGTCGGGCTTCTCGCCTCGGCACGCCCTCACCCCCTCGAAGTGGACTCCGACCTACGGCCCGAGGGCCGCCAGGGTGTCATGAGCCGCTCTCTGGCCGCCTACGGGGAGTACTACGGGCGCTGGGCGGCCCTGTGGGAGCGGCAGGCGCTGCTGCGCGCCCGTGCCTGTGCCGGGGACCGTGACCTGGGTCGGCGCTTCGAGGAGCTCATCAACCCGTTGCGATGGGCCGAAGCGGGGCTGAGCAGCCAGGACCTACGGGAGATCCGCAGGATCAAGGCCCGGGTGGAGACCGAGCGCCTGCCTCGGGGCGTTGACCCGGCCCGTCACCTCAAGCTCGGCCCCGGAGGACTCAGCGACGTGGAGTGGAGCGCCCAGGTGCTCCAGCTGGCCCACGCCGGGCAGATCGCCGAGCTGCGGACCACCTCGACCATCGCGGCCCTGCAGGCCGCGGTCCGAGCCGGGCTGCTGAGTGCCGACGACGGGGGAGTGCTGGCCGCGGCCTGGATCCTGGCCAGTCGGCTGCGCTCCGCGATCGTCCTGGGCACCGGCCGCACCTCAGGGCCCCGCTCCCAGGTCCTCCCCGTCCAGATCCGTGAGATACGCCTGGTGGGGCGCCTCATCGGCCTCGGCAGCGGCAGGGAGCGCGAGCTCGAGGACATGTACCGCCGCAATGCCCGTCACACGCGCGCCGTGGTCGAGCGCATCGTCTTCGCCGACGGAGGCGCCCAAGACTCGTCCCCGTCCGCGCCGACGCCGTCGACCAGTGCCTCGGGTACCCGGAACCGGGCCTCGATACCGGTCCGCTCAGCGGACTCGGCGAAGGATCCTCGTCGGCAGGCTCCTCGAGGTGGAGGTGCAGCACGAAACACTCGGTCCCGGCGAACGGGCCGCACCCGCCCGGTCAGGAGACGTCCGGAGGGCCCCTACCCCTGGAGCTGA
- a CDS encoding glutamine synthetase family protein — MDKQQEYVLRAIEERDISFIRLWFTDVSGQLKSVAIAPAEVESAFEEGIGFDGSAIEGLTRVFESDMLLAPDPSTFQMLPWRDGANGVARMFCDVLTPDGEPARTDPRSVLERQLARVAEAGFTCYIHPEIEFYLVTRDASGRIRPTDDAGYFDHVPGGTAHDFRRQAILMLEQMGISVQFSHHEGGPGQNEIDLRFADALSMADNIMTFRAVVEEVALEEGCLATFMPKPFADEFGSGMHTHFSLFEGDRNAFFDPSGQYQLSATGRSFIAGLLHHASEITAVTNQHVNSYKRLWGGDEAPSYVCWGHNNRSALVRVPMHKPGKAQSARVEFRGIDSSANPYLAYAVILAAGLKGIEEGYELPPEAEDDVWALSEMERKALGIHALPTSLKSAVAAMEQSDLVADTFGEDTFEYFLRNKRREYRAYDAQVTDFELSQFFPRA, encoded by the coding sequence ATGGACAAGCAGCAGGAGTACGTGCTCCGAGCCATCGAGGAGCGCGACATCAGCTTCATCCGTCTGTGGTTCACCGACGTGTCCGGGCAGCTCAAGTCCGTGGCGATCGCACCGGCCGAGGTGGAGAGCGCCTTCGAGGAGGGCATCGGTTTCGATGGCTCGGCCATCGAGGGGCTCACCCGCGTCTTCGAGTCCGACATGCTGCTCGCGCCCGACCCCTCCACCTTCCAGATGCTGCCGTGGCGCGACGGCGCCAACGGGGTGGCCCGCATGTTCTGCGACGTCCTCACCCCTGACGGGGAGCCCGCCCGCACCGACCCCCGCTCCGTGCTCGAGCGTCAGCTCGCCCGGGTCGCCGAGGCCGGCTTCACCTGCTACATCCATCCGGAGATCGAGTTCTACCTGGTCACTCGTGACGCCAGCGGACGCATCCGCCCCACCGACGACGCCGGCTACTTCGATCACGTGCCGGGCGGGACCGCTCACGATTTCCGGCGCCAAGCCATCCTCATGCTCGAGCAGATGGGGATCTCGGTGCAGTTCTCCCACCACGAGGGCGGCCCCGGCCAGAACGAGATCGACCTGCGCTTCGCCGACGCCCTGTCCATGGCGGACAACATCATGACCTTCCGCGCCGTCGTCGAGGAGGTCGCCCTGGAGGAGGGCTGCCTGGCCACCTTCATGCCCAAGCCCTTCGCCGACGAGTTCGGTTCGGGCATGCACACGCACTTCTCCCTGTTCGAGGGCGACCGCAACGCGTTCTTCGACCCCTCCGGCCAGTACCAGCTCTCCGCCACCGGACGCTCCTTCATCGCCGGGCTGCTGCACCACGCCTCGGAGATCACCGCCGTCACCAACCAGCACGTCAACTCCTACAAGCGGCTGTGGGGCGGGGACGAGGCCCCCAGCTACGTGTGCTGGGGCCACAACAACCGCTCCGCCCTGGTGCGCGTACCCATGCACAAGCCCGGCAAGGCCCAGTCCGCGCGCGTGGAGTTCCGCGGCATCGACTCCTCGGCCAACCCCTACCTGGCCTACGCGGTCATCCTGGCCGCCGGGCTCAAGGGCATCGAGGAGGGCTACGAGCTGCCTCCCGAGGCCGAGGACGACGTGTGGGCCCTGTCCGAGATGGAGCGCAAGGCACTGGGGATCCACGCCCTGCCCACCTCACTCAAGAGCGCGGTGGCGGCCATGGAGCAGTCCGACCTGGTGGCCGACACCTTCGGCGAGGACACCTTCGAGTACTTCCTGCGCAACAAGCGCCGCGAGTACCGGGCCTACGACGCCCAGGTCACCGACTTCGAGCTCAGCCAGTTCTTTCCTCGCGCCTGA